In a single window of the Clarias gariepinus isolate MV-2021 ecotype Netherlands chromosome 16, CGAR_prim_01v2, whole genome shotgun sequence genome:
- the nbr1b gene encoding next to BRCA1 gene 1 protein isoform X2, giving the protein MELYINLKVNFRGNTKSFLLSGSETKSWESMEATVKRSFGLCSLQLTYFDEENEEVYINSQLEYDEALKSAARQGNRLQMNVYESRGTTGRVPGPVPGPGLSQVKSGSLTEPKRGFRPPQHCPSLAQAVSRKVEAAVTEEGLVTLNELKGGKAEDKTPPAWFTSYMEKFKDQVVREAVEKICREFSGQCCIHKPLGAEAQVSEVSSSTLPGAPSSAPACSSCRGQTAGGGYQCSVCTSCTLCEPCSFSHDPSHNLVRARTPLSIPERGSPAPDQSRFYRRGDRSFRKAEKQRLKAEKRQLKAEVKEIRKQLRMERRSLQWGCAGDGTSSPVLLQPRATQANSPERPKRPCPLAVPAMTALLLDENLPDGSRLRPGTKFIKYWKMKNSGTMSWNSDTKLKFMWGNLAVGSGERWREVSVPTLQPGQVGLVSVALCAPTLEGTYTSHWRLAHGGEQFGPRVWCSIVVDPEAPTAISADGLLVSPCVTPQEKSTRTLEREEKNRTVCREPLLITVDQDCDQEFYIPSVDLLTAQDLLSFELLDINIVQELESVPNNTPADITPCISPLPHDALLQDKTPPGLIQEEAGDEAQAVNSILDVPPAPESGGVPAQEKGEEDVIGRQFVSESVIRSLTLGGVLDHGVLHGRVATTVLRPAPQGSVSLCERRMDRMDRMSESAGVPLSDPPRVEPEELPDPSPLVSIPADLGAADEGNESDIERIVVDPAAGGERSEEEQDSEGTRTKSTKEVEKEEKKAKEAEEGKESRSRTSSASSEDYIIILPDCFDTTRPLGESMYSSAVSQQGDESLERVSADANDMLCASQTLDSVPLTPVIVAAPRPLAKSSSETEEQLEAAETPQEEELNQPRDTEEKEPEDHDAACSPSDAVNSCTAADSEIQELKANSITGGLVKGALSVAASAYKALFTGQSGPKQLPEEAATQDAMMAVLVEMGFADRALNQRLLQKHGPNLLDVVNELVHMQDNDCDP; this is encoded by the exons ATGGAGCTGTACATCAACCTGAAGGTGAATTTTCGGGGCAACACGAAGAGCTTCCTGCTGTCCGGCTCCGAGACGAAGAGCTGGGAGTCGATGGAGGCCACG GTCAAAAGATCTTTCGGCTTGTGCAGTCTGCAGCTGACGTACTTCGACGAGGAGAACGAAGAG GTCTACATCAACAGCCAGC tggAGTATGACGAGGCTCTGAAG AGCGCAGCGCGGCAGGGCAACAGGCTGCAGATGAACGTGTACGAGAGCAGAGGGACGACCGGGCGTGTCCCCGGTCCCGTCCCAGGCCCCGGTCTTTCCCAGGTGAAATCCGGAAGCCTGACGGAGCCGAAGAGAGGATTCCGTCCCCCTCAGCACTGCCCGAGCCTGGCACAGGCGGTGAGCCGAAAAGTTGAGGCTGCTGTGACCGAGGAGGGTTTA GTGACCCTGAATGAGCTCAAGGGCGGTAAAGCAGAAGATAAGACGCCTCCGGCCTGGTTCACCTCCTACATGGAGAAG tttaaggatcaggtggtccGTGAGGCAGTGGAGAAGATCTGCAGGGAGTTTTCAGGCCAGTGCTGCATCCACAAACCCCTGGGAGCCGAGGCTCAGGTCTCCGAGGTTTCCTCCTCCACGCTGCCCGGGGCTCCGAGCTCGGCTCCGGCCTGCAGCAGCTGCAGAGGACAGACGGCGGGCGGAGGATACCAGTGCAG CGTGTGCACGTCCTGCACCCTGTGTGAGCCGTGCAGCTTCTCACATGACCCGAGTCACAACCTGGTGAGAGCCAGGACGCCTCTGTCCATCCCCGAGCGCGGATCTCCAGCTCCGGATCAGAGCAG GTTCTACAGACGGGGAGATCGGAGCTTCCGCAAGGCCGAGAAACAGCGCCTGAAGGCGGAGAAACGTCAGCTGAAGGCGGAGGTGAAGGAGATCAGGAAGCAGCTGAGGATGGAGAGGAGGAGTCTGCAGTGGGGCTGCGCGGGAGACGGGACCTCTTCACCGGTGCTGCTACAGCCGCGAGCCACGCAGGCCAACAGCCCCGA GCGTCCTAAGCGTCCATGTCCTTTAGCTGTCCCCGCGATGACGGCGCTGCTGCTGGACGAAAATCTCCCGGACGGATCACGGCTGAGGCCTGGGACCAAATTCATTAAATACTGGAAGATGAAGAACAGCGGCACGATGAGCTGGAACTCGGACACCAAG CTGAAGTTCATGTGGGGGAATCTGGCCGTGGGTTCGGGGGAGAGGTGGAGGGAGGTGTCCGTGCCCACGCTGCAGCCGGGTCAG GTGGGTTTAGTGAGCGTGGCTCTGTGCGCCCCCACCCTGGAGGGCACCTACACCTCACACTGGCGCCTGGCGCACGGAGGAGAGCAGTTCGGGCCGCGGGTCTGGTGCAGCATCGTCGTGGATCCCGAAGCTCCGACTGCTATCTCGGCCGACGGCCTGCTGGTGTCCCCGTGCGTCACTCCTCAG GAGAAATCCACTCGGACTTTAGAGAGGGAGGAGAAGAACCGCACGGTGTGCCGGGAGCCGCTGCTGATCACCGTGGATCAGGACTGTGATCAGGAGTTTTACATCCCGTCCGTGGATCTGCTGACGGCGCAG gacTTGCTGTCGTTTGAGCTCCTGGACATCAACATAGTGCAAGAGTTGGAGAGCGTCCCCAACAACACGCCCGCAG ACATCACTCCGTGCATTTCTCCTCTGCCCCATGATGCTCTGCTGCAGGACAAAACTCCTCCGGGGCTCATTCAGGAGGAAGCTGGGGACGAAGCCCAGGCAGTCAATAGCATTCTGG ATGTTCCCCCAGCCCCGGAGTCGGGCGGAGTCCCCGCTCAGGAGAAAGGTGAGGAGGACGTGATTGGCCGTCAGTTCGTGAGCGAGTCAGTGATCCGTTCCCTCACGCTGGGCGGAGTTTTAGATCACGGCGTCCTGCACGGGAGAGTCGCCACCACGG TGTTGCGTCCAGCACCGCAGGGCTCGGTGTCTCTGTGTGAGAGGAGGATGGACAGGATGGACAGGATGTCCGAAAGCGCCGGCGTCCCGCTCTCAGATCCGCCCAGAGTCGAGCCTGAGGAGCTTCCGGATCCTTCTCCTCTCGTCTCCATCCCTGCTGACCTCGGCGCTGCAG ACGAAGGGAACGAGTCGGACATTGAGCGGATCGTGGTGGACCCGGCCGCTGGAGGTGAGCGCTCCGAGGAGGAACAGGACTCCGAGGGGACGAGGACGAAGTCCACGAAGGAGGTGGAAAAAGAGGAGAAGAAAGCGAAAGAGGCAGAAGAGGGTAAAGAGAGTCGCAGCAGGACGTCGTCCGCTTCCTCTGAGGATTACATCATCATCCTGCCGGACTGTTTCGACACGACGCGTCCTCTGGGAGAGTCCATGTACAGCTCGGCTGTGTCTCAGCAGGGAGACGAGAGTCTGGAACGGGTCAGCGCCGACGCTAACGACATGCTGTGCGCGTCTCAGACGCTGGACTCGGTGCCGCTCACTCCTGTGATCGTAGCCGCGCCCAGACCTTTAGCCAagtccag CTCAGAGACGGAGGAGCAGCTTGAAGCAGCAGAGACGCCGCAGGAGGAGGAGCTTAATCAGCCCAGAGACACAGAGGAGAAGGAGCCAGAAGATcatg ACGCCGCATGCAGTCCGTCTGACGCGGTGAACTCTTGTACAGCCGCTGACTCTGAGATCCAGGAGCTCAA AGCGAACAGTATAACGGGAGGTCTGGTGAAGGGCGCTCTGTCTGTCGCAGCGTCTGCGTATAAAGCTCTGTTCACGGGACAGTCCGGCCCTAAACAG CTTCCTGAAGAAGCGGCCACTCAGGATGCCATGATGGCCGTCCTGGTGGAGATGGGGTTCGCCGACCGCGCACTGAATCAGCGTCTGCTGCAGAAACACGGCCCCAACCTCCTGGACGTCGTTAATGAACTCGTGCACATGCAGGACAACGACTG CGACCCCTGA
- the nbr1b gene encoding next to BRCA1 gene 1 protein isoform X1, with translation MELYINLKVNFRGNTKSFLLSGSETKSWESMEATVKRSFGLCSLQLTYFDEENEEVYINSQLEYDEALKSAARQGNRLQMNVYESRGTTGRVPGPVPGPGLSQVKSGSLTEPKRGFRPPQHCPSLAQAVSRKVEAAVTEEGLVTLNELKGGKAEDKTPPAWFTSYMEKFKDQVVREAVEKICREFSGQCCIHKPLGAEAQVSEVSSSTLPGAPSSAPACSSCRGQTAGGGYQCSVCTSCTLCEPCSFSHDPSHNLVRARTPLSIPERGSPAPDQSRFYRRGDRSFRKAEKQRLKAEKRQLKAEVKEIRKQLRMERRSLQWGCAGDGTSSPVLLQPRATQANSPERPKRPCPLAVPAMTALLLDENLPDGSRLRPGTKFIKYWKMKNSGTMSWNSDTKLKFMWGNLAVGSGERWREVSVPTLQPGQVGLVSVALCAPTLEGTYTSHWRLAHGGEQFGPRVWCSIVVDPEAPTAISADGLLVSPCVTPQEKSTRTLEREEKNRTVCREPLLITVDQDCDQEFYIPSVDLLTAQDLLSFELLDINIVQELESVPNNTPADITPCISPLPHDALLQDKTPPGLIQEEAGDEAQAVNSILDVPPAPESGGVPAQEKGEEDVIGRQFVSESVIRSLTLGGVLDHGVLHGRVATTVLRPAPQGSVSLCERRMDRMDRMSESAGVPLSDPPRVEPEELPDPSPLVSIPADLGAADEGNESDIERIVVDPAAGGERSEEEQDSEGTRTKSTKEVEKEEKKAKEAEEGKESRSRTSSASSEDYIIILPDCFDTTRPLGESMYSSAVSQQGDESLERVSADANDMLCASQTLDSVPLTPVIVAAPRPLAKSSSETEEQLEAAETPQEEELNQPRDTEEKEPEDHDAACSPSDAVNSCTAADSEIQELKANSITGGLVKGALSVAASAYKALFTGQSGPKQLPEEAATQDAMMAVLVEMGFADRALNQRLLQKHGPNLLDVVNELVHMQDNDWYNTRY, from the exons ATGGAGCTGTACATCAACCTGAAGGTGAATTTTCGGGGCAACACGAAGAGCTTCCTGCTGTCCGGCTCCGAGACGAAGAGCTGGGAGTCGATGGAGGCCACG GTCAAAAGATCTTTCGGCTTGTGCAGTCTGCAGCTGACGTACTTCGACGAGGAGAACGAAGAG GTCTACATCAACAGCCAGC tggAGTATGACGAGGCTCTGAAG AGCGCAGCGCGGCAGGGCAACAGGCTGCAGATGAACGTGTACGAGAGCAGAGGGACGACCGGGCGTGTCCCCGGTCCCGTCCCAGGCCCCGGTCTTTCCCAGGTGAAATCCGGAAGCCTGACGGAGCCGAAGAGAGGATTCCGTCCCCCTCAGCACTGCCCGAGCCTGGCACAGGCGGTGAGCCGAAAAGTTGAGGCTGCTGTGACCGAGGAGGGTTTA GTGACCCTGAATGAGCTCAAGGGCGGTAAAGCAGAAGATAAGACGCCTCCGGCCTGGTTCACCTCCTACATGGAGAAG tttaaggatcaggtggtccGTGAGGCAGTGGAGAAGATCTGCAGGGAGTTTTCAGGCCAGTGCTGCATCCACAAACCCCTGGGAGCCGAGGCTCAGGTCTCCGAGGTTTCCTCCTCCACGCTGCCCGGGGCTCCGAGCTCGGCTCCGGCCTGCAGCAGCTGCAGAGGACAGACGGCGGGCGGAGGATACCAGTGCAG CGTGTGCACGTCCTGCACCCTGTGTGAGCCGTGCAGCTTCTCACATGACCCGAGTCACAACCTGGTGAGAGCCAGGACGCCTCTGTCCATCCCCGAGCGCGGATCTCCAGCTCCGGATCAGAGCAG GTTCTACAGACGGGGAGATCGGAGCTTCCGCAAGGCCGAGAAACAGCGCCTGAAGGCGGAGAAACGTCAGCTGAAGGCGGAGGTGAAGGAGATCAGGAAGCAGCTGAGGATGGAGAGGAGGAGTCTGCAGTGGGGCTGCGCGGGAGACGGGACCTCTTCACCGGTGCTGCTACAGCCGCGAGCCACGCAGGCCAACAGCCCCGA GCGTCCTAAGCGTCCATGTCCTTTAGCTGTCCCCGCGATGACGGCGCTGCTGCTGGACGAAAATCTCCCGGACGGATCACGGCTGAGGCCTGGGACCAAATTCATTAAATACTGGAAGATGAAGAACAGCGGCACGATGAGCTGGAACTCGGACACCAAG CTGAAGTTCATGTGGGGGAATCTGGCCGTGGGTTCGGGGGAGAGGTGGAGGGAGGTGTCCGTGCCCACGCTGCAGCCGGGTCAG GTGGGTTTAGTGAGCGTGGCTCTGTGCGCCCCCACCCTGGAGGGCACCTACACCTCACACTGGCGCCTGGCGCACGGAGGAGAGCAGTTCGGGCCGCGGGTCTGGTGCAGCATCGTCGTGGATCCCGAAGCTCCGACTGCTATCTCGGCCGACGGCCTGCTGGTGTCCCCGTGCGTCACTCCTCAG GAGAAATCCACTCGGACTTTAGAGAGGGAGGAGAAGAACCGCACGGTGTGCCGGGAGCCGCTGCTGATCACCGTGGATCAGGACTGTGATCAGGAGTTTTACATCCCGTCCGTGGATCTGCTGACGGCGCAG gacTTGCTGTCGTTTGAGCTCCTGGACATCAACATAGTGCAAGAGTTGGAGAGCGTCCCCAACAACACGCCCGCAG ACATCACTCCGTGCATTTCTCCTCTGCCCCATGATGCTCTGCTGCAGGACAAAACTCCTCCGGGGCTCATTCAGGAGGAAGCTGGGGACGAAGCCCAGGCAGTCAATAGCATTCTGG ATGTTCCCCCAGCCCCGGAGTCGGGCGGAGTCCCCGCTCAGGAGAAAGGTGAGGAGGACGTGATTGGCCGTCAGTTCGTGAGCGAGTCAGTGATCCGTTCCCTCACGCTGGGCGGAGTTTTAGATCACGGCGTCCTGCACGGGAGAGTCGCCACCACGG TGTTGCGTCCAGCACCGCAGGGCTCGGTGTCTCTGTGTGAGAGGAGGATGGACAGGATGGACAGGATGTCCGAAAGCGCCGGCGTCCCGCTCTCAGATCCGCCCAGAGTCGAGCCTGAGGAGCTTCCGGATCCTTCTCCTCTCGTCTCCATCCCTGCTGACCTCGGCGCTGCAG ACGAAGGGAACGAGTCGGACATTGAGCGGATCGTGGTGGACCCGGCCGCTGGAGGTGAGCGCTCCGAGGAGGAACAGGACTCCGAGGGGACGAGGACGAAGTCCACGAAGGAGGTGGAAAAAGAGGAGAAGAAAGCGAAAGAGGCAGAAGAGGGTAAAGAGAGTCGCAGCAGGACGTCGTCCGCTTCCTCTGAGGATTACATCATCATCCTGCCGGACTGTTTCGACACGACGCGTCCTCTGGGAGAGTCCATGTACAGCTCGGCTGTGTCTCAGCAGGGAGACGAGAGTCTGGAACGGGTCAGCGCCGACGCTAACGACATGCTGTGCGCGTCTCAGACGCTGGACTCGGTGCCGCTCACTCCTGTGATCGTAGCCGCGCCCAGACCTTTAGCCAagtccag CTCAGAGACGGAGGAGCAGCTTGAAGCAGCAGAGACGCCGCAGGAGGAGGAGCTTAATCAGCCCAGAGACACAGAGGAGAAGGAGCCAGAAGATcatg ACGCCGCATGCAGTCCGTCTGACGCGGTGAACTCTTGTACAGCCGCTGACTCTGAGATCCAGGAGCTCAA AGCGAACAGTATAACGGGAGGTCTGGTGAAGGGCGCTCTGTCTGTCGCAGCGTCTGCGTATAAAGCTCTGTTCACGGGACAGTCCGGCCCTAAACAG CTTCCTGAAGAAGCGGCCACTCAGGATGCCATGATGGCCGTCCTGGTGGAGATGGGGTTCGCCGACCGCGCACTGAATCAGCGTCTGCTGCAGAAACACGGCCCCAACCTCCTGGACGTCGTTAATGAACTCGTGCACATGCAGGACAACGACTGGTACAACACCCGCTACTGA
- the nbr1b gene encoding next to BRCA1 gene 1 protein isoform X4, whose product MELYINLKVNFRGNTKSFLLSGSETKSWESMEATVKRSFGLCSLQLTYFDEENEEVYINSQLEYDEALKSAARQGNRLQMNVYESRGTTGRVPGPVPGPGLSQVKSGSLTEPKRGFRPPQHCPSLAQAVSRKVEAAVTEEGLVTLNELKGGKAEDKTPPAWFTSYMEKFKDQVVREAVEKICREFSGQCCIHKPLGAEAQVSEVSSSTLPGAPSSAPACSSCRGQTAGGGYQCSVCTSCTLCEPCSFSHDPSHNLVRARTPLSIPERGSPAPDQSRFYRRGDRSFRKAEKQRLKAEKRQLKAEVKEIRKQLRMERRSLQWGCAGDGTSSPVLLQPRATQANSPERPKRPCPLAVPAMTALLLDENLPDGSRLRPGTKFIKYWKMKNSGTMSWNSDTKLKFMWGNLAVGSGERWREVSVPTLQPGQVGLVSVALCAPTLEGTYTSHWRLAHGGEQFGPRVWCSIVVDPEAPTAISADGLLVSPCVTPQEKSTRTLEREEKNRTVCREPLLITVDQDCDQEFYIPSVDLLTAQDLLSFELLDINIVQELESVPNNTPADITPCISPLPHDALLQDKTPPGLIQEEAGDEAQAVNSILDVPPAPESGGVPAQEKGEEDVIGRQFVSESVIRSLTLGGVLDHGVLHGRVATTDEGNESDIERIVVDPAAGGERSEEEQDSEGTRTKSTKEVEKEEKKAKEAEEGKESRSRTSSASSEDYIIILPDCFDTTRPLGESMYSSAVSQQGDESLERVSADANDMLCASQTLDSVPLTPVIVAAPRPLAKSSSETEEQLEAAETPQEEELNQPRDTEEKEPEDHDAACSPSDAVNSCTAADSEIQELKANSITGGLVKGALSVAASAYKALFTGQSGPKQLPEEAATQDAMMAVLVEMGFADRALNQRLLQKHGPNLLDVVNELVHMQDNDWYNTRY is encoded by the exons ATGGAGCTGTACATCAACCTGAAGGTGAATTTTCGGGGCAACACGAAGAGCTTCCTGCTGTCCGGCTCCGAGACGAAGAGCTGGGAGTCGATGGAGGCCACG GTCAAAAGATCTTTCGGCTTGTGCAGTCTGCAGCTGACGTACTTCGACGAGGAGAACGAAGAG GTCTACATCAACAGCCAGC tggAGTATGACGAGGCTCTGAAG AGCGCAGCGCGGCAGGGCAACAGGCTGCAGATGAACGTGTACGAGAGCAGAGGGACGACCGGGCGTGTCCCCGGTCCCGTCCCAGGCCCCGGTCTTTCCCAGGTGAAATCCGGAAGCCTGACGGAGCCGAAGAGAGGATTCCGTCCCCCTCAGCACTGCCCGAGCCTGGCACAGGCGGTGAGCCGAAAAGTTGAGGCTGCTGTGACCGAGGAGGGTTTA GTGACCCTGAATGAGCTCAAGGGCGGTAAAGCAGAAGATAAGACGCCTCCGGCCTGGTTCACCTCCTACATGGAGAAG tttaaggatcaggtggtccGTGAGGCAGTGGAGAAGATCTGCAGGGAGTTTTCAGGCCAGTGCTGCATCCACAAACCCCTGGGAGCCGAGGCTCAGGTCTCCGAGGTTTCCTCCTCCACGCTGCCCGGGGCTCCGAGCTCGGCTCCGGCCTGCAGCAGCTGCAGAGGACAGACGGCGGGCGGAGGATACCAGTGCAG CGTGTGCACGTCCTGCACCCTGTGTGAGCCGTGCAGCTTCTCACATGACCCGAGTCACAACCTGGTGAGAGCCAGGACGCCTCTGTCCATCCCCGAGCGCGGATCTCCAGCTCCGGATCAGAGCAG GTTCTACAGACGGGGAGATCGGAGCTTCCGCAAGGCCGAGAAACAGCGCCTGAAGGCGGAGAAACGTCAGCTGAAGGCGGAGGTGAAGGAGATCAGGAAGCAGCTGAGGATGGAGAGGAGGAGTCTGCAGTGGGGCTGCGCGGGAGACGGGACCTCTTCACCGGTGCTGCTACAGCCGCGAGCCACGCAGGCCAACAGCCCCGA GCGTCCTAAGCGTCCATGTCCTTTAGCTGTCCCCGCGATGACGGCGCTGCTGCTGGACGAAAATCTCCCGGACGGATCACGGCTGAGGCCTGGGACCAAATTCATTAAATACTGGAAGATGAAGAACAGCGGCACGATGAGCTGGAACTCGGACACCAAG CTGAAGTTCATGTGGGGGAATCTGGCCGTGGGTTCGGGGGAGAGGTGGAGGGAGGTGTCCGTGCCCACGCTGCAGCCGGGTCAG GTGGGTTTAGTGAGCGTGGCTCTGTGCGCCCCCACCCTGGAGGGCACCTACACCTCACACTGGCGCCTGGCGCACGGAGGAGAGCAGTTCGGGCCGCGGGTCTGGTGCAGCATCGTCGTGGATCCCGAAGCTCCGACTGCTATCTCGGCCGACGGCCTGCTGGTGTCCCCGTGCGTCACTCCTCAG GAGAAATCCACTCGGACTTTAGAGAGGGAGGAGAAGAACCGCACGGTGTGCCGGGAGCCGCTGCTGATCACCGTGGATCAGGACTGTGATCAGGAGTTTTACATCCCGTCCGTGGATCTGCTGACGGCGCAG gacTTGCTGTCGTTTGAGCTCCTGGACATCAACATAGTGCAAGAGTTGGAGAGCGTCCCCAACAACACGCCCGCAG ACATCACTCCGTGCATTTCTCCTCTGCCCCATGATGCTCTGCTGCAGGACAAAACTCCTCCGGGGCTCATTCAGGAGGAAGCTGGGGACGAAGCCCAGGCAGTCAATAGCATTCTGG ATGTTCCCCCAGCCCCGGAGTCGGGCGGAGTCCCCGCTCAGGAGAAAGGTGAGGAGGACGTGATTGGCCGTCAGTTCGTGAGCGAGTCAGTGATCCGTTCCCTCACGCTGGGCGGAGTTTTAGATCACGGCGTCCTGCACGGGAGAGTCGCCACCACGG ACGAAGGGAACGAGTCGGACATTGAGCGGATCGTGGTGGACCCGGCCGCTGGAGGTGAGCGCTCCGAGGAGGAACAGGACTCCGAGGGGACGAGGACGAAGTCCACGAAGGAGGTGGAAAAAGAGGAGAAGAAAGCGAAAGAGGCAGAAGAGGGTAAAGAGAGTCGCAGCAGGACGTCGTCCGCTTCCTCTGAGGATTACATCATCATCCTGCCGGACTGTTTCGACACGACGCGTCCTCTGGGAGAGTCCATGTACAGCTCGGCTGTGTCTCAGCAGGGAGACGAGAGTCTGGAACGGGTCAGCGCCGACGCTAACGACATGCTGTGCGCGTCTCAGACGCTGGACTCGGTGCCGCTCACTCCTGTGATCGTAGCCGCGCCCAGACCTTTAGCCAagtccag CTCAGAGACGGAGGAGCAGCTTGAAGCAGCAGAGACGCCGCAGGAGGAGGAGCTTAATCAGCCCAGAGACACAGAGGAGAAGGAGCCAGAAGATcatg ACGCCGCATGCAGTCCGTCTGACGCGGTGAACTCTTGTACAGCCGCTGACTCTGAGATCCAGGAGCTCAA AGCGAACAGTATAACGGGAGGTCTGGTGAAGGGCGCTCTGTCTGTCGCAGCGTCTGCGTATAAAGCTCTGTTCACGGGACAGTCCGGCCCTAAACAG CTTCCTGAAGAAGCGGCCACTCAGGATGCCATGATGGCCGTCCTGGTGGAGATGGGGTTCGCCGACCGCGCACTGAATCAGCGTCTGCTGCAGAAACACGGCCCCAACCTCCTGGACGTCGTTAATGAACTCGTGCACATGCAGGACAACGACTGGTACAACACCCGCTACTGA